The stretch of DNA TCTTAAATTATCAGCCTGCAAGAACACAAACTATTTCAGATGATGATCAAGTCAAATTTTTACAGAGGGCCCCCTGGTGGCCATGCTAGTTCCTGTCAACAAACATCCAAAGGAGCTAAAACACACAACATTGTCATATATAAAAGCATTGGACTCTTCCAATCATTTAATATTAAGGCTGCGTCCAATCTTTAACTAGTCTGTTCACATGATCCCTAGCTATAGcgatatatattatttctttttggCTTGATATGTCTAGCAAGGGCTCATATTTGCACACACATCGCTTTCAATACAACCAAAATTCACTTCTCACTAAAAACAACAGTAGTGGACATGAAAACTGTACCGTGATAATAATGTCTGCTATAATAAACTATGCAGCTGCAGGTTTTGTACTCTAGCATAGAATATAATACCCACATGATGACATGATTACGCCAAACAAAACTAAATTAGTACTAAATTGTCTCAAAAGTAACCTATGAGCACACAAAGAATTGCCTAATAACCAATCCATAATCTGCTAATTACCTGAGACTGCAATTCCAAACTGATGTATTGCCATCTTTTTGGGTGAAGATGGAAACTCACATCCACTACTCAGGGTGTACATAAAtcctgccttgtgaccctagcggGCAAAGGTCTACAAGGAGGTTAATAACCTTATGTATTCCCCATATCTGACggattcaaatcaagaaggctaaTAGGCCGTTCACACTAGAAGTTGAACTTGGGACCTAACCAATTTGGCTGGGCCGGGGTTTGCCACATGTATTGTCATCTTTAATTTGGTTGAGGGATCTATGATGGGATTCCATAGCTTTCATTGAAAATAACACATAGAAAGATAAAGGCCTCTCCATGATtggtgtcatttttgtaaagTTATAGAATCAAGGGATTGCTTCAGGCAGAAGTATTCTTCTTTAGTCTCAGAATGACAAGTATCTTGTCCCTACCTTAAAGTTTGTTTTGATTAGAGGATGTTTTAAGGTATAGTAATACCTAATTAAGAAGTGATACGGCAGGGTACCATAATGTCTGGTTGACATGCAAGCATCCCTTCATTAATACTTTTGGAACTTTTGGTAATGTCATGAGGCCAGAAGGAAAGGAGAAAGGTGATGGATGGGAAAAATGAAAGGGATAAAAAAGAGAGGGATTCTACTTGGCCCTCTCATATATAGCCTCTGATCCAATTCATTCTAACTTTTTTTCTCCTTTAAAGTTTAAAGTCATGTTGTAGACAGAGACTTGAAGCCACAGAGATTGAAGAGATTTGTGAGGATATCTTGCCAGGGTCCCTTCCTCTAAAGGTAGGCCATCCTAGTGGGGAACCAAGTTGATAAAAAGCCAAGCCTAAAGAAGCCTTTCCTCTTAGGGCggttatacatatatataggtataCATATCCACACACTTATTTGTCTTTTCATAATTAAAAGATTGTACCCTAACTCGAAAGTCCCTATCTAAAGACTTGGTGGATCATAAGAAGTAAATCTAGTCTAGCTAGAATAAGTCTCAACGGCTTATAGATTCCCTAATGGGTAGGAATTGTACCACGCACCCTGCTGTTAATTACTAGCAAAGTAAAGCTATTAATTCTCTTTGAATTGATCAACCAGTTGAATTGACAATGTGCTGTGAAAGCTCGTATGGTCTAAGTTAATGTACGCTACCGGAGTAGAAGTTCGAGGGTTAATAGTTGTATAGATAGGATATACTTGTATTACAAGTTAAAACTCGACGAGAATAATTTACCTGGCGAATGAAGCCTTCAAGATTTGAGAGCTTGCCTAGTGCAATGGCCATATGATGCATACCATCATTGAGTGAGCCACTAGCAATGGTCTCAACTAAAGAGTGTTGCAGTTGATCCAATCCCTGGGTAAGAGCCTCCTCTGCTTGTTGAGTAGAATGTTGAAGGCTGTATATCCCCATAACTTGCTGTTCTGTCAAGGGGTCTAACTGCCCACACAGCATCTGATCCATCAACTCAAAAAAACATCATGTTATTACAAACATTGAACATAAAACTTgtcaatttcaattcaattccttaaaaaatgaaaaaataccTTGATTAGCTCGGATGGCCTAAAACCACCCATCCAGAGAAAACACCGCTCAGCCTGAGTCATCCACATTCCGGTGATGAGATGGAAAACATCAGTCTTTGCCGCCACCCCTTTTAGCCGGAAAATCTCGTCGTAGTGGGCAATGTAGCCATCAATAATCACCCTCAGATCATCATCTGATAAATGGGCCTGCAGGGCTGTTCTAAGTTCAGACATGTGCCTATGATCATCCTCTAACCATCTTGCATATTCCATGTCAAAAATGGCAGCCcctgaaaattaattagtataatattcatcacttttttaaattaaagaagagGACAATATTCATTCTTAATTTCAATTCTCAAAACATTAAACAAGAAATGCTAAAGTACAAAACGTAATTGTCTGCCCCAAACCTAATGTTTTGGACACATTCATCAGAACACTCTAAAAAGATAAAACAAATGGGGTGGTAAAAAAAGGGTGGCATGTAGTGGCCATGGATGAAGATTCTGGTCAAACCAATATCTTGAAATTTACTATGATTTGGTGCTGACTattcagaatcagagaaaggcAGCAGAAGATAGACTAAAGTTACAGTCAAATGCAGGAGTTATTTTGTCTTGAGATGCCCTGCATGTAGTCCAACATCTCATAAGTGATTATAATTACTATGTTTGACCCATGAAACATCACTCATAGGAAATTCAGTTTCAGGTTGCTACTTAAGGTCAGAGGTTATGACTTTTAGCCCGAATTAAACACGATAATCATTAACCAGTTGGTATATTTTCTCTACACCATCTTTAAGCATCAAATATCAAAAAAACAAATGTTGACAATACCCGATACAATTCACCTATAAGTATCAGATATTAGAAAAATAACATTAGTAAGATACAATTCAAATAacagttataaaaaaaaaacagttataAGTAATGTGAATTGACACTATAAAAAGACATACCAGAGCTGATGCCGGCACTAGCCGCCGCACCACCTCCCACGAGGATTCCCTGTTCATGACAACAAAAGACGACCAAAGTAAAAACCATGGAATCCATTgttttcaattcaaattaaagattACAACGACGACGTTGGGAATGTAATCAACCTGGGACCGTGCTCTTTGAAGCTCCTGTTCTAGCTGAGCAAGCCGTATCCTACTGGTTTCTAGTTGCTGTACATAGGCCTGGACAGCAAAATTTACCAATTTACCTTAGCTTTCCTTTAcagataaaaaatttattaaatttcaGTTCAAAGAATGCAACTTTAATTTACACACCTTTTTCCTTAGCCTGCTTTTTCTTGCAGCTTCTCTATTCTGAGCTAAACGCCTCAGTGTCTGAAACCAAAAAtgatcaataaaaaaaaacatcaataataataataaataaaagaatttaaaaatataggaaatatgGAGATAAGCATAGATATATCAATGTCAGCACCTTAGCATCAAGATTTCTATCAGAGGATGAAGCAGCACCCTTTCTCTACAAAAGTCAGccccataaaataaaataaaataataagtaaataatagtCTAGACtgattaaacaaaataaaataattaaccaatCAATATCTTTGTTTAATGTTATTTACCATTTTACCCTCGTagtaatttcatatatatttttttaagtaaatgATAATGAGATTAGAGTTGATAAAAATGAGATTACAGGAGCAAATCAGAGTGGGTTTTtccaattccaagaaagaagaCAAGGAGTTGAACAAGAGTTGTGGGAATTTGAGAAAGGACAGTTTCATTAACACAGGACAATACTACACCAAAGACTTgtcctttcattttctttgtttttctcaTCAACAGTTATAATAAGCTAAGGTAAAAAGGGGAAATAGTATAATTGCTGTGAAGATTCTCTATCTTTTTCTCCTAATACCATGTCAGAATGAACAGCAGAGAATCACCCAGAAAGCAGGAAGATAATTCTCACCCTTTGATTTGGTTTGAGCAATTGGTGGGATTTGTGAGTGTGACCTCTCAAAGATAGAATCAACaagttttttgtattttttaaaaagagcaACTTTATGGATTGGTACTACTGAGCAATGAGGGtgcaacaacaataacaaagaTGCCAACTTTTTGGGGTATGCCTATGCCTAGGAATGGCAATAGAGGCCcattttagagaaaaaaaaattatggggAATTCGAGTTCGGATGAAATTGTCATTCCTAAAATTCGAGAGAAATAAACTAACCTTATCTTGAGTGGGGTGTTTAGGAGGTGGTTGATCAGCATTTCCCCCAGGGGCAGGGGAGTCACTTGTTGCCATCTCTGTTTGTAGAAACTGAGGTTGTCTTTGGTAGTCAAAGGATTGTTGGTCTGAAGCCTTTGTGCTAATGGAGGATTCTGGTCCCTCTGCTCTGTTTGCAAAAGCATTCAAACCACACCCTGAATCACCACTGTCTTCTCCTCCTGATCTTGAACTCCCTCCTCCCTGTATGCAAACCATCAAGTTATAATCTTTTGATTATTCCCAGAATTTAAGAAAACATCACTCTCAAGATCACATTGGATGTGCAGCTAGCTAGGTAGCAAGGAAATACCCTAGGAGGGGTGGGATGGAATCTAGTAGGCCAAGATGGGAACATTTCCAGAGTAGGTGCAGGTCTATCTGCATATAAAGCTGCACAGAATCACAAAAGCAAAATCTCTTAGGATcatcaaatatttatataaaactGAAAAAAGGCAAAGAACCAGagaaaaattttcactttttttggtttaattttaatttttctgcaGTTATGGAGTTAGTAAATCATGCAAGCAGGCCAGGTTTCCTTGTTTGAAACCCCACGCCATCCAAGTCTTGAGCCAAGAATGATTACTATACTGTATTGGAAATGGTAAGCCTTAGCTTTGTGGACATATTCAAACAACCCCCCCTaccccctccccccaccccctACCCATCTCTGTTCCTCTGTATGTACTTTGCAAACGTCAGAAAAAGGAGAGGTAAAAGCATACAATCTTTAGCTTCATCATTTTTGTTCATCTTTACTCCTTGCAGAACAATAGCTTCTTCCAGCTCCCCAAAATCAAAAGATGATGATCCTTCTTGCCCActaaccaaaaccaaaaccatatatatatatcagaactcaatgaatatttatataaataaaaaaacttttTGGACTTAAATTATTCTCAGCCATTTTCAAGAACTGGCTGAAACAGTGAAGCCAGAaggtatataataataagaagatgtatatatagtagGAGATATTACTTGGGTGTGGAGTGGAACATGAAGCTTGTAGTGGCCGGATTTGGGCCGCCGTGAAAAAGAGCATAAGGCATGTTATGGTGGTGGTGTGAATGGCCAGTCTTTCCAGCTTTCTGATCACTGGCAGCCATGCAAAGCAGCCCAGTTTTAGATCATCCCTCTGTTACTTGTTAATAATATTCAAGAAAAGCAGGAATAGACCCAATAGTAATACACACAACACAAGGGAAACAAAATGATGATTTTGTAGAAAGTATTAACAGAAAAGTATTATTttgcatgaattttttttttttccagaaagtTTACCTCACAGTACAGTTTTCAATGAAAGTGAGAGAAGAGGAAGATGAGCTAGCCAGCAAATGAGAACTTGATAATAAGAAGCAAGAAAGCTCTAAAGCTTTGTTGTcaagtgtttatatatatatataaatgaaacaGGAGCCAAACAATAGGGTCTTCTGTGCACtttctactctctctctctctctctatatctctCAGTGAAGAAAGCTTGTCTGATCATTCAGattggtttttctttttatgtcctttttctggagtaacaattattattttcacatttttttttgcgACCAATCCAATGGTAGAGAAGATCTTGTAGACTTGTAGTACTTGCAAAACCTGTTTCAGACCATCTGTCATTGCAGGGGGGCTTCAACTttcaaaacccaaaaagaataaaataaaaaataaaaaacaaaaccaacaaaaaaacatataaacaagaaagaaagaaaaaaaaaaaaccctaaaacaTAGTGAAAGGATAATAGTCTACTTCAATAGTAGTCACAATACGTTGGCTTGAATCtttttgaagaagaaaatatGAATTTGTTCTAGTGTTGATATTCGACTATTTGTGTACAAGCACTTTAGAGAACGTAAAATTATAGTAACACATCTATTATAAAGTAATGGTAAGtgtacaaatatttaaaaaagattAATGCTTACTCCCTCATAAACAAATCTCTACTTGTCAATTACTTGTATTGTTTGTTCACCATATTATTCCCAAATTAGGCTACCCCATATTACTATTATGCTGTTTAGAaccaaaaaaaatgttgtaaaaaaaaaaaccaaaaaaaaattataactttctctctctaaccGCCAGTGCTATCTAATTGGCTGCTTGTTGGAGTCTTACACAATTGCCACGTACTACCTACCCCTATTTCTCCGTTATTCAATCCTGACTCTCCTaacttaattattatgtaaaacACGACATTAATCATTCataattttcttaatcattttcTGTGCTTTTAACGTTCAAAATAATTAGTCACAAAAACCACAAATAATGTTTGATTACTATGTTATCTACTTATCTATTCACattataattttgaattaaagtaggcaataatttatatttaaaaaaattaatttgatttgattattttttgtccaaacctttaattaacaaaaacaTGATATTTAAGTAGTAATTaagcatataatttttttttgaaaaaatataattaggaaAGGTGATTGTGGTGATAATTATTGAGTATTATAATCcggtccatatatatataaatatggtttgaaatggatttgtttggtattattatttgatttattgaTGGCTCAACATCCAATCCCTGTCATCAACTAAAACCAAAACCACCATGCCACCCCAAGATTCTTTTTCTCTTAgtagaaatattaaaattttattcactGGTGCAGATTGGACTTCCTAACATCTTCATTTATTAATGTCGTGCATTGTTTGGAGCTTAATTTGGATCACATTAGGTATgctaaataattaatcatattaatctTAGTATTGAAATTATCGTACACCATAATCACACTTTTTACCTCTAAAcccttcattttttattaactaatattaaatatttaatttgcttGTGTTTTTTTATACATCAGCCAATAAAAAGAACAAgacaaaaactaagaaaaataaaatccaactCGGTGACTCATAACCCATACTGGTAAACTCGTGTCCATTTACAtacaatgttcacaatttgaattgtaaacatttagtatgtaaattgttaatattcaatatataaattgtaaatatttaatatgtaaattgtgtattttggaccaagatccaccttgcaaggtggaccgggtccacagaataatttgccactcACAACTTTGACTCCACAGCACAGGAGCCAATCCTTGTAGCCCAATTAAACATATATGTCTAACACTTTTAGGAGTAGTGAAAGTCTAGAATTCAATGAGATCTAGACACCTAAGTATATCTAGAATAGTTTATGCTATTGTTATGATGATAAATTGTATATacaataaaagataaaattttaagttatatataataatgggTTTGCTTTGTGTtatgacaaaattttaagattCTGTATCAAAAGGTGTTGGCTTAAGTGAAAGGAGTTTGAATCGCTTAAACAtgtaatgaaatattaatttaaactCATTTGTATACATCAACACAAAAACCATATGTTTGTTTGCATCAATCAGGGCACAGGGGAGGGCACCTTGTGGACACTATTTAttcaatgtttttaattttttttttaagaggaTAAAGATTGTGATTATAAGCCGCCATCATCATATATAAGTTTTTCATGTATACTAATGgtaagaaacaaaatgaaaaataaaaacaaagagcTCTGCTTGGACGTTTGGAGAAGCAATGgaccatattattatatatatacttacataatTAGTACTTCTGTGACTAAATGAACTAATTAGGGGAGGGTAGTGGATAAAGACCTTAGGGAATGGAcccataatttatttatttattatagagGATATGATAATGTGGATTACAAATACTCAATGCATTGTTtgtcatttatatatatgatcaataaattaaagttttgcAAATAATTATATGCCCCCATATACCCCCAATAATTCCTTCCTAAAACCAATCATTGGACATTGAAATAGGTTTGGTCCAATGGATTAGGTGCATGTATACTTTGGAGTTCTTCAACTAGCTTGTTATTATGTTTTCTCATATTGAAAAAACATGGCATGTTCACCAGGTGAAAATCTGTGgaaacatataaattaaggtttCCATTTCATCTATGAATTCATAGCTTCAATGCTCCAAGTATTCTGTGAAAAAGCAAATATGTTTTAAATGCATGCATTAGGGTTAGTAGTCCATATGGGACAATCCTCAACCAAGCTGTTCAGACAGTTGATttagtaaccacaaggttccaagttcaACTCTCCGAAAAAGTTATCTATATATtggtcttcttgatttgagccgatTAGTTATAGACAATTTAGGCTAGTTGCACACCAGCCTTCAAGTAGCGACTGCAGATGACTTTTTCATAAAGGGTTAGTGCGTGATCCACACATGTGACATGTGGAAATTTATGTATGAGAATATATAAAGGTTTCCATTTGATCTAACATTCCTTTGAATTCATGGCCCTCTTTATAGTTGCTTGCTTCTCTGTACCACAAAGCTAAGGTGATTGGTTTAGACCAAATCATGTTCAAATGTATcattgtatatatgtgtgtgggtGGCTTCAAAATTCACAAATCTTATCAGGTTATATGGGAATAAGACATTGCTTGTCACCTAAGCATGGAATTGaacttattattaattagtataatgtATAGTTGAAATACACCAACTTGCTTTTTCCTAGATTCTTTTAATTTAGTAATCATCATAGTCCAAAGAGAGGTAGACATTAATGGTGGGGGTgttggaggggggggggggggttNggggggggggggggggtgttagGGCTGATAAAAATCATCTCTTCTTGTGATGGAGTCTCCCTTATCAATTGTCATATTAATTAACAAGTCAATAGATAATTTTGCATTCATGATGACATTTAGGATGCCCATAATGTTTTGTTGAGAGGATTATAGTCAATAAAGAATCTCCATAATGTTTTCAAGTTCATGaatcattaaaattaattatttgatccaATCAATCTCCTATGAAGGCACATTTTGTCTTGTGCATTCAAGTTTTTAGCTTAATTATATGatacaaatttttgaaaataacattTCCACTAGTATATTAAGCTTCAAGTGTCATTAATTCTTAAGCGACAAAT from Ipomoea triloba cultivar NCNSP0323 chromosome 7, ASM357664v1 encodes:
- the LOC116025683 gene encoding transcription factor TGA9-like isoform X1, giving the protein MAASDQKAGKTGHSHHHHNMPYALFHGGPNPATTSFMFHSTPNGQEGSSSFDFGELEEAIVLQGVKMNKNDEAKDSLYADRPAPTLEMFPSWPTRFHPTPPRGGGSSRSGGEDSGDSGCGLNAFANRAEGPESSISTKASDQQSFDYQRQPQFLQTEMATSDSPAPGGNADQPPPKHPTQDKRKGAASSSDRNLDAKTLRRLAQNREAARKSRLRKKAYVQQLETSRIRLAQLEQELQRARSQGILVGGGAAASAGISSGAAIFDMEYARWLEDDHRHMSELRTALQAHLSDDDLRVIIDGYIAHYDEIFRLKGVAAKTDVFHLITGMWMTQAERCFLWMGGFRPSELIKMLCGQLDPLTEQQVMGIYSLQHSTQQAEEALTQGLDQLQHSLVETIASGSLNDGMHHMAIALGKLSNLEGFIRQADNLRQQTLHQLCRILTVRQAVRCFLVIGEYYGRLRALSSLWISRPRETTLVIDNGACQATTELQMVQNSHNQFANF
- the LOC116025683 gene encoding transcription factor TGA9-like isoform X2; this translates as MPYALFHGGPNPATTSFMFHSTPNGQEGSSSFDFGELEEAIVLQGVKMNKNDEAKDSLYADRPAPTLEMFPSWPTRFHPTPPRGGGSSRSGGEDSGDSGCGLNAFANRAEGPESSISTKASDQQSFDYQRQPQFLQTEMATSDSPAPGGNADQPPPKHPTQDKRKGAASSSDRNLDAKTLRRLAQNREAARKSRLRKKAYVQQLETSRIRLAQLEQELQRARSQGILVGGGAAASAGISSGAAIFDMEYARWLEDDHRHMSELRTALQAHLSDDDLRVIIDGYIAHYDEIFRLKGVAAKTDVFHLITGMWMTQAERCFLWMGGFRPSELIKMLCGQLDPLTEQQVMGIYSLQHSTQQAEEALTQGLDQLQHSLVETIASGSLNDGMHHMAIALGKLSNLEGFIRQADNLRQQTLHQLCRILTVRQAVRCFLVIGEYYGRLRALSSLWISRPRETTLVIDNGACQATTELQMVQNSHNQFANF